From a region of the Apibacter sp. B3706 genome:
- a CDS encoding acyltransferase family protein — MNRNKTFDSLKFILVCFVVYAHTTENLYKDRGTAVLVSFLSTFTMPLFIFISGYFSKNITWDKYTKSFKSLGLTYLAAQLTYSIPFITVQAVTLPADQFNIIQKIISIFILPYGGLWYVVGLLVWRLLVYYIAKFNLKFPLVFSLSLIIPLLFGFIDIQLNAFRVITFFPYFVLGYYCNEQMFNKIRKVNPIIPVVILLAIFTGLFFYKNLFYFVMATFGEGSYKSTYPTLLQGFLYRASFYLISMISITCVINLATDRFYKLGKYSLGIFLVHPCVIFTIAGIRMYLLPPLDITYPILFDFPLSMVITFISLYLSETKPIQYWMSPIMFFQKK, encoded by the coding sequence ATGAACAGGAATAAGACCTTTGACTCTTTGAAATTTATATTAGTTTGTTTTGTAGTATATGCTCATACTACCGAAAACCTTTACAAAGATAGAGGAACAGCTGTTTTAGTTAGCTTTCTCTCTACTTTTACCATGCCTCTTTTTATATTTATATCCGGCTATTTTTCAAAAAACATTACGTGGGACAAATACACCAAGTCATTTAAATCTTTAGGACTCACCTACTTAGCCGCACAGCTAACTTATTCCATCCCTTTCATAACCGTACAAGCAGTAACCCTTCCTGCAGATCAATTTAATATTATTCAAAAAATTATTTCGATTTTCATTCTTCCTTATGGAGGGCTTTGGTATGTGGTTGGTCTATTAGTTTGGAGACTACTTGTTTACTATATTGCTAAGTTTAACTTAAAATTCCCATTAGTGTTTAGTCTTTCACTAATTATACCTTTACTGTTTGGCTTTATAGATATCCAGTTAAATGCCTTCAGAGTAATAACCTTCTTTCCGTACTTTGTTTTAGGTTATTATTGCAATGAACAAATGTTCAATAAAATCAGAAAAGTTAATCCTATTATACCCGTTGTTATTTTATTAGCCATATTCACCGGTTTATTCTTTTATAAAAACCTTTTTTATTTTGTGATGGCTACTTTTGGGGAAGGATCTTATAAAAGTACTTATCCGACTCTTTTACAGGGATTTTTATATAGAGCATCTTTCTATTTAATTAGTATGATAAGTATTACTTGCGTAATAAATTTAGCAACTGATCGATTTTATAAATTAGGTAAATATTCGTTGGGAATATTTTTGGTGCATCCTTGTGTTATTTTTACAATAGCAGGTATCCGAATGTATTTACTTCCTCCTTTAGATATTACCTACCCGATTCTTTTTGATTTTCCACTATCAATGGTTATAACCTTTATAAGTTTATACTTATCGGAAACAAAACCGATCCAATATTGGATGAGTCCAATAATGTTTTTTCAAAAAAAATAA
- a CDS encoding helix-turn-helix domain-containing protein — MNLYIKNMVCDRCIFAVEEILKEIHIKPVTVRLGMVILNEELSKEKEHIFSDKLEKLGFELISDSNQKIIEKIKSLLISQIREHTAPSITYSEFLSQKINKDYSYLSKLFSSSEGITIEHYIILQKIETVKELLSYEELNLSEISYKLGYSSVAHLSAQFKKVTGLTPSQFKAQKIKTRKSIDKII, encoded by the coding sequence ATGAATTTATATATTAAAAATATGGTTTGTGATCGCTGTATTTTTGCGGTCGAGGAAATTTTAAAAGAAATTCATATTAAGCCGGTTACTGTTAGGCTTGGAATGGTTATTTTAAATGAGGAATTGAGCAAAGAAAAGGAGCATATTTTTAGTGATAAATTAGAAAAACTGGGCTTCGAGCTTATTAGTGATTCAAATCAAAAAATAATTGAAAAGATTAAATCTCTGTTAATTTCACAGATTCGAGAACATACAGCACCATCGATAACTTATTCTGAATTTTTATCCCAAAAAATAAACAAAGACTATTCCTATTTAAGCAAACTTTTTTCTTCTTCTGAAGGCATTACCATTGAACATTATATCATTCTTCAAAAAATTGAAACCGTAAAAGAATTATTGTCTTATGAGGAATTGAATTTATCAGAAATCTCTTATAAACTGGGATACAGCAGTGTAGCTCACCTTTCTGCGCAATTTAAAAAAGTAACCGGACTAACACCCTCTCAATTTAAAGCTCAAAAAATAAAAACAAGAAAAAGTATAGATAAAATAATATAA
- the rpe gene encoding ribulose-phosphate 3-epimerase: MALLAPSILSANFGNLDKDIEMINSSEADWFHIDIMDGVFVPNISFGFPVLEAVNKKAKKIKDAHLMIVNPSQYFQTFKNLGIDYITVHYEACIHLHRTIQEIKNLGMKAGVALNPHTNINLLDDTIQDLDLVLVMTVNPGFGGQKFIENSYKKIASCKDLIIQKNSQALIQVDGGVSLENAKKLTDVGADVLVAGSSIFNAKDPIQMIKDLKNSTN, from the coding sequence ATGGCACTACTAGCACCTTCCATCCTTTCGGCAAACTTTGGGAATTTAGATAAAGATATAGAAATGATCAATTCGAGCGAAGCCGATTGGTTTCATATAGATATCATGGATGGAGTATTTGTCCCTAATATTTCTTTCGGATTTCCGGTTTTAGAAGCTGTTAATAAAAAAGCTAAAAAAATCAAAGATGCTCATTTAATGATTGTAAATCCGAGTCAATATTTTCAAACTTTTAAAAATTTAGGTATAGATTATATTACGGTTCATTATGAAGCCTGTATCCATTTACACCGGACTATTCAGGAAATTAAAAATTTAGGTATGAAAGCCGGAGTGGCCTTAAATCCGCATACCAATATAAATTTATTGGATGATACTATCCAAGATTTGGATTTAGTGTTAGTAATGACTGTAAATCCCGGGTTTGGAGGACAAAAATTTATTGAAAACTCATATAAAAAAATAGCCTCTTGTAAGGATTTAATTATCCAAAAAAATTCACAAGCATTAATACAAGTTGACGGAGGAGTAAGTCTCGAAAATGCTAAAAAGCTAACTGATGTCGGAGCCGATGTATTGGTTGCCGGAAGTAGCATTTTCAATGCGAAAGATCCCATACAAATGATCAAAGATTTAAAAAATAGTACCAACTAA
- a CDS encoding diacylglycerol/lipid kinase family protein: protein MKDKKIHFIVNPISGKGLGKKVKNRIEELFADYDKEIKVTRKKDDGYKFALQSIKEGADIIVSCGGDGTLNEVATALLNKEIPLAIVPIGSGNGLARHLHIPLTYEKALQSLKTSQHTSKKIDCGKINNIYFFSNAGIGFDAHTVKEYAHQKKRQLAGYVKSAIVSVFKYKPIQIDMHSETKNFKGKAMMLNISNSNCLGYGFSISPKASLQDGKFDVNLITECSWGAFGLIGMGYLLNTNFGSKKKIFFKSNQLEIEFDGKYLQIDGEYIPTNAKKLTVSLLPQSLKVLVA, encoded by the coding sequence ATGAAAGACAAAAAAATTCATTTTATAGTTAATCCTATTTCAGGTAAAGGATTAGGTAAGAAAGTAAAAAATAGGATTGAAGAACTTTTTGCAGACTATGATAAAGAAATCAAAGTAACAAGAAAAAAAGATGATGGATATAAATTTGCATTGCAATCCATTAAAGAAGGAGCCGACATTATTGTAAGTTGTGGAGGTGACGGAACACTTAATGAAGTAGCTACTGCCTTACTTAATAAAGAAATCCCCTTAGCAATCGTTCCTATAGGTTCCGGAAATGGATTGGCCAGACATTTACATATTCCTCTTACTTATGAAAAAGCTCTACAATCGTTGAAAACTTCCCAACATACTAGTAAAAAAATTGATTGTGGAAAGATTAATAATATATATTTCTTCAGTAATGCAGGTATAGGATTTGATGCACATACTGTGAAAGAATATGCTCATCAAAAGAAAAGACAGTTAGCAGGATATGTTAAAAGTGCTATCGTAAGTGTTTTTAAATATAAGCCCATTCAGATTGATATGCATTCAGAAACGAAAAACTTCAAGGGAAAAGCCATGATGCTGAATATTTCTAACAGTAATTGCTTAGGATACGGGTTTTCCATTTCGCCAAAAGCTTCTTTGCAGGACGGTAAATTTGATGTTAATTTGATAACTGAATGTTCCTGGGGAGCATTTGGTTTAATCGGTATGGGATATTTATTAAATACTAATTTCGGAAGTAAGAAGAAAATATTTTTTAAATCCAATCAATTAGAAATTGAATTTGATGGAAAATATTTGCAAATTGATGGAGAATATATACCCACCAATGCTAAAAAACTAACAGTTTCCTTATTACCTCAATCACTTAAAGTTTTAGTAGCTTAA
- a CDS encoding 2-oxoglutarate dehydrogenase E1 component has product MDQFSFLNAINSEYIDELYQKYLKFPDSIEPSWRSFFQGFDFARKSYNETSEYNQYSEKDFSNAKGISEDIIREFKIINLINGYRTRGHLFTKTNPVRQRRTYTPDLSIENFGLSESDLSVPVNGKIIGIEGEYTLKEIIDILNKEYCSSIGIEYIYIRKPEEIRWIQNWIKQNFNQPVLDVEEKKRILKKLSHAVAFENFLHTKFVGQKRFSLEGGETLIPALDEIINHSSELGVEEIVIGMAHRGRLNVLANIFNKSYSQIFNEFEGKDYSETIFSGDVKYHLGSCNNYKTKKGKTVKISLAPNPSHLETVDAIVEGIARAKTDHEYQEDYGKVMPILIHGDAAIAAQGIVYEVIQMMNLDGYKTGGTIHIVINNQVGFTTNYLDARSSTYCTDIAKTVLCPVLHVNADDAEAVIHAVRFASDYRNTFNKDVFIDLLGYRKYGHNEGDEPRFTQPQLYKIIENHPNPREIYRAKLEKDDIITQKMVADDDEEYRKLLDKNLEDSKEMEQATVELFMQQEWKDFERVGAAELLTPIDTTFPLENLRTIAHQITEIPEGKNLFNKTKRLLKQRRDMIDVTQTIDWGMAELLAYGSLLTEGHHVRLSGEDVERGTFSHRHAVIKTEDTEEEIILLNSLNTKAKFYVYNSLLSEYGVLGFEYGYAMTSPFSLTIWEAQFGDFANGAQIVIDQYISAAEDKWKMQNGLVMLLPHGFEGQGAEHSSARIERFLSLCANGNMYVVNATTPSNLFHSLRRQLKTDYRKPLIVFSPKSLLRHPQVVSTLEELAEGAFEEVIDDSKATNIEKITRVVLCSGKLFYELDKKREELKEERVALVRIEQLYPLHWDKIRQILQKYSFQKELIWAQEEPENMGAWWYILKEFRKFNIEGIYTSESGSPSPGSHKRYDKIQKKLINSVFENIK; this is encoded by the coding sequence ATGGACCAATTTTCATTTTTAAATGCAATCAATTCAGAATACATAGATGAGTTGTATCAAAAATATTTGAAATTTCCCGATAGCATAGAACCCAGCTGGAGAAGTTTTTTTCAAGGATTTGATTTTGCCCGAAAATCCTACAATGAAACATCAGAATATAATCAATATAGTGAAAAGGACTTTTCAAATGCAAAAGGAATTTCTGAAGATATTATAAGAGAATTTAAGATAATAAATTTAATAAACGGGTATCGAACAAGAGGGCATTTATTTACTAAAACCAATCCGGTCAGGCAAAGAAGAACCTATACTCCCGATTTAAGCATAGAAAATTTCGGACTTAGTGAGTCAGATTTATCCGTACCTGTCAACGGTAAAATTATAGGAATAGAAGGAGAATATACTTTAAAAGAAATAATAGATATCCTTAATAAAGAATATTGCAGTTCTATTGGAATTGAATACATATATATTAGAAAACCCGAAGAAATCCGTTGGATTCAAAATTGGATAAAGCAAAATTTTAATCAGCCCGTATTAGATGTAGAAGAGAAGAAAAGAATATTAAAAAAGCTTTCACATGCCGTTGCCTTTGAAAATTTCTTACATACGAAATTTGTCGGGCAAAAAAGATTTTCATTAGAAGGTGGAGAAACTTTAATTCCTGCTTTAGATGAAATAATTAACCATTCCTCAGAATTAGGAGTAGAAGAAATCGTTATCGGGATGGCCCATAGAGGAAGATTGAATGTTTTAGCCAATATATTTAATAAATCGTATTCGCAAATATTTAATGAGTTTGAGGGTAAAGATTATTCAGAAACGATTTTTTCAGGAGATGTAAAATATCATTTAGGATCTTGTAATAATTATAAAACTAAAAAAGGTAAAACCGTTAAAATAAGTTTAGCTCCCAATCCGTCGCATTTGGAAACCGTTGATGCCATAGTGGAAGGAATTGCGAGAGCAAAAACAGATCACGAATATCAAGAAGATTACGGTAAAGTCATGCCTATACTAATCCATGGAGATGCAGCCATTGCCGCTCAAGGAATCGTATATGAAGTAATTCAAATGATGAATTTGGACGGCTATAAAACCGGTGGAACCATTCATATTGTAATCAATAATCAGGTAGGATTTACTACCAACTATTTAGACGCACGTTCCAGCACCTACTGTACAGACATAGCTAAAACGGTTTTATGTCCGGTATTGCATGTAAATGCAGATGATGCGGAAGCAGTTATCCATGCAGTACGATTTGCTTCGGATTACAGGAATACCTTTAATAAAGATGTTTTTATTGACCTTTTAGGTTATAGAAAATATGGACATAATGAGGGCGATGAACCTCGTTTTACACAGCCTCAATTATATAAAATAATTGAAAATCATCCGAATCCCAGAGAAATATATCGAGCAAAACTTGAAAAAGATGATATCATTACGCAAAAAATGGTGGCTGACGATGACGAAGAATACAGAAAGTTACTGGATAAAAATTTGGAAGATTCCAAAGAAATGGAACAAGCGACCGTTGAATTATTCATGCAGCAAGAATGGAAAGATTTTGAAAGAGTAGGAGCTGCCGAACTTTTAACACCCATAGATACAACCTTTCCATTGGAAAACTTGCGTACCATAGCGCATCAAATTACGGAAATACCGGAAGGAAAAAACCTCTTTAATAAAACCAAACGTTTATTGAAACAAAGGCGGGATATGATTGATGTTACCCAAACCATAGATTGGGGGATGGCAGAATTATTGGCTTACGGTTCGCTGTTAACGGAAGGACATCATGTCCGATTATCCGGAGAGGATGTTGAACGAGGAACTTTTTCACACCGCCATGCAGTTATTAAAACGGAAGACACAGAAGAAGAAATCATCTTATTAAACAGCTTGAATACCAAAGCTAAATTCTATGTTTATAATTCCCTGCTGTCAGAATATGGAGTTTTAGGATTTGAATATGGATATGCCATGACTTCTCCTTTCTCGCTTACAATTTGGGAAGCCCAATTTGGAGATTTTGCCAACGGAGCACAAATTGTAATTGATCAATATATTTCTGCTGCTGAAGATAAATGGAAAATGCAAAACGGATTGGTTATGTTACTTCCGCATGGTTTTGAAGGACAAGGAGCAGAACATTCTTCGGCAAGGATCGAACGATTCTTATCTCTTTGTGCCAATGGAAATATGTATGTAGTAAATGCAACTACTCCGTCGAATTTATTTCATTCTTTAAGGCGACAATTGAAAACTGATTATAGGAAACCATTGATTGTTTTTTCTCCTAAAAGTTTACTAAGACACCCTCAAGTAGTGTCTACCCTGGAAGAACTAGCAGAAGGTGCCTTTGAAGAGGTAATCGATGATTCAAAAGCAACTAATATTGAAAAAATAACTCGTGTCGTTTTATGTTCAGGTAAATTATTCTATGAATTAGATAAGAAAAGAGAAGAACTAAAAGAGGAACGAGTGGCGTTGGTACGTATAGAACAGCTATATCCTTTACATTGGGATAAAATCCGACAAATATTACAAAAGTATTCTTTTCAAAAAGAGTTAATTTGGGCACAAGAAGAACCCGAAAATATGGGAGCTTGGTGGTACATACTCAAAGAATTTAGAAAATTCAATATTGAAGGTATTTATACATCCGAAAGCGGTTCTCCTTCACCGGGCTCACACAAACGATACGATAAAATACAAAAAAAATTAATCAATTCTGTGTTTGAAAATATAAAATAA
- the odhB gene encoding 2-oxoglutarate dehydrogenase complex dihydrolipoyllysine-residue succinyltransferase, whose translation MILEMKVPSPGESITEVEISTWLVKEGDYVVKDQAIAEIDSDKATLDLPAEASGKISLKAQEGDTVQVGHIICLIDTDAVNPIHDKKEIVTNEAETTVSTHTSENSQERPADSYVKGTCSPAARKIIKEKNISPEDIQGTGKNGRITKNDALQAVPSLGNSTGNGVRTYQSVKLSALRRKVAERLVTVKNQTAMLTTFNEVDMSEIYRIRNEYKEAFKNKHNVNLGFMSFFTLAVVRALQLFPDVNSMIDGENKITYDFQDISIAVSGPKGLMVPVLRNAETMTFRGVEHNIKILAEKVRDGRITVDEMTGGTFTITNGGVFGSMLSTPIINPPQSAILGMHNIIERPIAKNKQIVIAPMMYVALSYDHRIIDGKESVSFLVAVKEALENPLELLMNNNINKALEL comes from the coding sequence ATGATACTTGAAATGAAAGTTCCCTCTCCCGGGGAATCAATAACAGAAGTAGAAATTTCAACCTGGTTGGTTAAAGAGGGAGATTATGTTGTAAAAGATCAGGCTATAGCGGAAATAGACAGCGATAAAGCCACTTTAGACCTTCCGGCAGAAGCTTCCGGCAAAATATCTTTGAAGGCTCAAGAGGGAGATACAGTTCAGGTAGGACATATTATATGTTTAATTGACACGGATGCTGTAAATCCAATTCATGATAAAAAAGAAATAGTAACCAACGAAGCAGAAACAACTGTTTCTACTCATACATCGGAAAATTCTCAAGAAAGACCCGCCGATTCATATGTAAAAGGAACTTGTTCACCCGCAGCCAGAAAAATAATTAAAGAAAAAAATATTTCTCCCGAAGATATTCAAGGAACCGGTAAAAATGGAAGAATAACAAAAAATGATGCCTTACAAGCAGTTCCATCTCTTGGTAATTCTACAGGAAATGGAGTCAGAACGTACCAATCAGTTAAATTATCGGCGCTTAGAAGAAAAGTAGCCGAAAGATTGGTAACCGTAAAAAATCAAACCGCCATGTTAACTACTTTTAATGAAGTGGACATGAGTGAAATTTATCGTATAAGGAATGAATATAAAGAGGCATTTAAAAATAAACACAATGTGAATTTAGGATTTATGTCTTTTTTTACCCTTGCTGTTGTAAGAGCATTGCAACTGTTTCCTGATGTTAACTCTATGATTGACGGTGAGAATAAAATAACCTATGATTTTCAAGACATAAGCATAGCTGTGTCCGGACCTAAAGGATTAATGGTTCCTGTGCTTAGAAATGCGGAAACCATGACATTTAGAGGAGTAGAGCACAATATAAAGATCCTTGCGGAAAAAGTGAGAGACGGAAGAATTACCGTGGATGAAATGACCGGAGGAACATTTACCATTACCAACGGTGGGGTTTTTGGTTCTATGTTATCTACCCCGATCATCAATCCACCACAAAGTGCAATTCTTGGAATGCACAACATAATTGAGCGGCCTATCGCAAAAAATAAACAAATTGTTATTGCTCCCATGATGTATGTTGCCCTTTCTTATGATCATAGAATTATCGATGGTAAAGAATCGGTTAGCTTTTTAGTGGCTGTGAAAGAAGCACTTGAAAATCCATTGGAACTATTGATGAATAATAACATAAATAAAGCATTAGAATTATAA
- a CDS encoding S28 family serine protease, which yields MKRILFVFTLLFSFLILSAQESDRKKLEEFLSKQQDITYERIETYKGGPLQYKLQIKQPLDWSDTYAGYFNQQVILTHTGFDRPMLMETQGYGMYDVKNELQQILNSNDLNIEHRYFGTSIPDSSIFNWKYLTLYNAAHDLHHINTIFKKIYGKKWISTGISKGGQTTIYYRYFFPEDVDVSVPYVAPINYSLEDSRIYSFLNSVGSETCRKKIKDFQLFMLKNEKEALKYVQAYSDIKGLTYKYLGSLGKAFEYTVLEYPFSFWQWGYSCDSIPQSNEVAKGVDYLIKAVDISFFSDQEIKQYAPHYYQAALEMGYYGYDISPFKNYLNYFTENPLATFPPKEAGKITYSPKLTKKLEKWLDTQGTNFIYIYGELDTWSATKVIPSLKTNSLKLELPGANHVSARIANMDQVMRNQLSDSLYQWIGIRPNYSLLN from the coding sequence ATGAAAAGAATACTCTTTGTCTTTACTCTATTATTTTCATTTCTTATTTTATCAGCTCAAGAGTCAGACAGAAAAAAACTGGAAGAATTTCTTTCGAAACAACAAGATATAACTTATGAAAGGATTGAAACTTATAAAGGAGGACCTTTACAATATAAGTTACAAATTAAACAACCTTTAGATTGGTCGGATACCTATGCCGGTTATTTTAATCAACAAGTCATTTTGACTCATACAGGCTTTGATCGGCCTATGCTCATGGAAACGCAAGGGTATGGGATGTATGATGTTAAAAATGAATTGCAGCAAATCTTAAATTCTAACGATTTAAATATTGAACATCGATATTTTGGAACTTCAATACCCGACTCTTCAATATTTAACTGGAAGTATTTGACTCTTTATAATGCAGCTCATGATTTACACCATATAAATACTATTTTTAAAAAAATATACGGTAAAAAATGGATCAGTACGGGTATAAGCAAAGGAGGGCAAACAACTATATATTATCGATATTTTTTTCCTGAAGATGTAGATGTCTCCGTTCCATATGTGGCTCCGATAAATTATTCTTTGGAAGATTCGCGAATATATAGTTTTTTAAACTCGGTGGGATCGGAAACTTGCAGAAAGAAAATTAAAGATTTTCAACTGTTTATGCTGAAAAATGAAAAGGAAGCTTTAAAATATGTACAAGCCTATTCTGATATAAAAGGTCTTACCTATAAATATTTGGGATCCCTAGGCAAAGCATTTGAATATACGGTATTGGAATATCCTTTTTCATTTTGGCAATGGGGATATTCTTGTGATTCCATTCCTCAGTCAAACGAGGTTGCGAAGGGAGTGGATTATCTTATAAAAGCCGTTGATATAAGTTTTTTTAGTGATCAGGAAATTAAGCAATATGCGCCACATTATTATCAAGCAGCCTTAGAAATGGGATATTACGGATATGATATTTCACCATTTAAAAATTATTTAAACTATTTTACTGAAAATCCTTTAGCAACATTTCCTCCTAAAGAAGCAGGAAAAATCACGTATAGTCCGAAACTCACTAAAAAATTAGAAAAATGGTTAGATACTCAGGGTACTAATTTTATATATATTTATGGGGAATTGGACACATGGAGCGCTACCAAAGTTATCCCTTCTTTAAAAACTAATTCCCTTAAATTGGAACTTCCCGGAGCAAACCATGTTTCAGCAAGAATCGCAAACATGGATCAAGTGATGAGAAATCAGTTGAGCGATTCCTTATATCAGTGGATAGGGATTAGACCTAATTATAGTTTATTAAATTAA
- a CDS encoding lysophospholipid acyltransferase family protein has product MEKGKKKNRIFRDAFGHWFILKRFLIFTFGVISYNRFNGFNKLKLKGTENLLKLPDTNVLFVSNHQTYFADVFAMYHVFCAVKHGYIDTIKNPVYLLDPKVDLYYVAAKETMNKGLLAKLFSLAGAITVKRTWRDAGKDVNRKVDMNEIDNILQALDSGWVVTFPQGTVTPWSPGRRGAAKIIKKNKPIVIPVVIDGFRRAFDRKGLLVKKRGVEPKMTFKAPLDIDYENEDSNEILAKIMIAIEQDPSFLKVKSVEELEAEREEEKTRSFFEL; this is encoded by the coding sequence ATGGAAAAAGGAAAGAAGAAGAATAGAATATTTAGAGATGCGTTTGGCCATTGGTTTATCTTAAAAAGATTTCTTATATTCACCTTTGGGGTTATATCATATAATAGATTCAACGGATTTAATAAATTAAAGCTTAAAGGAACTGAAAACCTGTTAAAGCTTCCCGATACCAATGTATTGTTCGTATCCAATCATCAAACCTATTTTGCGGATGTATTTGCCATGTATCATGTATTTTGTGCCGTAAAGCACGGATATATTGACACCATTAAAAATCCTGTTTATCTTTTAGATCCGAAAGTAGATTTATATTATGTGGCGGCAAAAGAAACCATGAATAAGGGATTATTAGCCAAATTATTTTCTTTAGCAGGAGCAATTACTGTTAAAAGAACTTGGAGAGATGCAGGAAAAGATGTCAATCGAAAAGTTGATATGAATGAAATAGATAATATTTTGCAAGCATTGGATAGCGGATGGGTAGTTACCTTTCCACAAGGTACGGTAACTCCTTGGTCACCCGGTCGGAGAGGAGCGGCAAAAATTATCAAAAAAAATAAACCCATTGTAATACCTGTTGTAATTGATGGATTCAGAAGAGCTTTTGATCGTAAAGGATTACTCGTTAAAAAAAGGGGAGTAGAACCCAAAATGACATTTAAAGCTCCTTTAGACATCGATTATGAGAACGAAGATTCAAATGAAATTTTAGCTAAAATCATGATAGCTATAGAACAAGATCCAAGTTTTTTAAAAGTCAAATCGGTTGAGGAACTGGAAGCAGAAAGGGAAGAAGAAAAGACCCGATCATTTTTTGAACTATAA
- a CDS encoding UDP-N-acetylmuramate--L-alanine ligase gives MKIHFIAIGGSAMHNLALALAQKGYTVTGSDDAIFEPSLSRLKKQGIAPNSLGWFPDKITSDIDAVILGMHAHSDNPELQKAKELNLKIYSYPEFLYEQSKNKTRVVIAGSHGKTTITSMVLHVLKYHQVDVDYMVGAQLEGFYTMVKLTDTNEFMILEGDEYLSSPIDLRSKFLLYQPNIALLSGIAWDHINVFPTFESYKQPFLSFVNTISQGGALIYNEEDKEVVEVVEQSSNYLKKFPYHTPNYVIKDEKVYLQTSEGELQLSLFGRHNLLNLEGARLVCNQIGIQNEAFYEAILSFKGASRRLEKIYETNEYIVYKDFAHAPSKVMATVKAVKENFSNKRLVACLELHTYSSLNPEFLKQYKNTLDKADEALVFYSEDALKIKRMEPISKELIINSFEKNKLQVFTDPVILENYLIEIDKNNSIFLMMSSGNYSGINLDSIFK, from the coding sequence ATGAAAATACATTTTATAGCGATAGGTGGAAGTGCCATGCATAATTTGGCTTTGGCCTTGGCTCAAAAAGGCTACACTGTTACAGGTTCTGATGATGCAATTTTTGAACCCTCCCTCTCAAGATTAAAAAAACAAGGTATAGCACCCAATTCATTGGGGTGGTTTCCCGACAAGATTACATCGGATATAGATGCAGTAATTTTGGGAATGCATGCTCATTCGGATAATCCCGAACTTCAAAAAGCAAAAGAATTAAATTTAAAAATTTATTCATATCCTGAATTTCTGTACGAACAATCTAAAAATAAAACCCGAGTAGTTATCGCAGGTTCTCACGGTAAAACCACGATAACCTCTATGGTTCTTCATGTACTTAAGTATCATCAGGTAGATGTTGATTATATGGTTGGTGCTCAGTTGGAAGGATTTTATACCATGGTGAAGCTCACAGATACTAATGAATTTATGATTTTAGAAGGGGATGAGTATTTATCTTCACCGATCGATTTACGTTCAAAATTTCTTTTGTATCAACCTAATATAGCTTTACTCAGCGGGATCGCCTGGGATCATATTAATGTGTTTCCAACTTTTGAATCTTATAAGCAACCCTTCCTTTCTTTTGTAAATACGATAAGTCAAGGAGGTGCTTTAATTTATAATGAAGAAGATAAAGAAGTTGTAGAGGTAGTAGAACAATCGAGTAACTATCTGAAAAAGTTTCCTTATCATACACCCAATTATGTAATTAAAGATGAAAAAGTATATCTTCAAACTTCTGAAGGAGAATTACAATTGTCGTTATTTGGTAGACATAACCTTTTGAATTTAGAGGGAGCGCGATTGGTTTGTAATCAAATAGGTATACAAAATGAAGCGTTTTATGAAGCAATACTATCATTTAAAGGTGCTTCACGAAGATTGGAAAAAATATACGAAACAAATGAATATATAGTATATAAAGATTTTGCACATGCACCTTCTAAAGTAATGGCAACGGTCAAAGCGGTTAAAGAAAATTTTTCCAATAAACGACTGGTAGCTTGTTTAGAACTCCATACATATAGTTCACTAAACCCTGAATTTTTAAAACAATACAAAAACACATTAGACAAAGCTGATGAAGCACTTGTTTTTTATAGTGAAGATGCTTTAAAAATCAAAAGAATGGAACCAATTTCAAAAGAACTAATTATAAATTCTTTCGAAAAAAATAAATTACAAGTCTTTACAGATCCTGTTATATTAGAGAACTATTTAATAGAAATCGATAAAAATAACAGTATTTTTTTAATGATGAGCTCCGGAAATTACAGCGGAATAAATTTGGACTCAATTTTTAAATAA